From a region of the Nonlabens dokdonensis DSW-6 genome:
- the efp gene encoding elongation factor P, whose translation MASTSDIRKGLCIRYNHDIYKIIEFLHVKPGKGPAFVRTKLKSVTSGKVIDNTFSAGHKIEDIRVETQAFQFLYQDPEGYHFMNTETYEQIRLQESVLDAPGLLKEGEIVKIQINTEDDSPLSVDMPQYVVLEVTATEPGVKGNTATNATKPATVETGAEVMVPLFINEGDVIRIDTEKGNYHERMKQ comes from the coding sequence ATGGCAAGTACAAGCGACATTAGAAAAGGATTATGCATCCGTTACAATCATGATATCTATAAAATCATTGAATTTTTACATGTAAAACCTGGAAAGGGACCTGCATTTGTAAGAACAAAGTTAAAATCGGTAACCTCTGGAAAAGTTATTGATAATACGTTTTCTGCAGGGCATAAAATTGAAGATATCAGAGTAGAAACTCAAGCTTTTCAATTTTTATATCAAGATCCAGAAGGATATCACTTTATGAATACTGAAACTTATGAGCAAATACGTTTACAAGAATCTGTTCTTGATGCACCTGGATTGCTTAAAGAAGGTGAGATTGTAAAAATTCAAATTAATACAGAAGATGATTCGCCATTATCTGTAGACATGCCTCAATATGTAGTTCTTGAAGTAACAGCTACCGAACCAGGAGTTAAAGGTAATACGGCAACTAATGCTACTAAACCTGCAACCGTTGAAACTGGTGCTGAGGTAATGGTACCACTTTTCATTAATGAAGGTGACGTTATCCGTATCGATACTGAAAAAGGAAACTATCACGAGAGAATGAAGCAATAG
- a CDS encoding UDP-3-O-(3-hydroxymyristoyl)glucosamine N-acyltransferase, whose protein sequence is MKFPKAYTLSEIAAIIDCGYKGDAAFPVLGMNEIHVVTPGDIVFVDHPKYYDKALESAATIVLINKEVECPEGKALLISDDPFRDFNKLTNYFLPFSAFAKAQLPKSIGKNSHIHHTASVGKDVVIGSNTIIHANVNIGDRTIIGDDVTIHAGVVLGGDAFYYKRRPEGYDKLLSNGRVVIHDRVEIGANSTIDRGVTGDTTIGYGTKLDNQVQIGHDTVLGNHVLIASQTGIAGCVVVEDEVTIWGQVGITSGITIGKKAVISAKSGVSKTLEGNKHYFGIPADDFRSKYKEIAAIKQIPEMMQLVKELDKNR, encoded by the coding sequence GTGAAGTTCCCTAAAGCATATACACTTTCTGAAATAGCTGCTATCATTGATTGTGGTTACAAAGGTGACGCAGCATTTCCAGTTTTGGGAATGAATGAAATTCATGTGGTAACGCCTGGTGACATTGTATTTGTAGATCATCCTAAATATTATGATAAAGCATTGGAGAGCGCCGCTACTATCGTTTTGATTAATAAAGAGGTGGAATGTCCTGAAGGTAAAGCTTTACTCATTTCAGACGATCCTTTTAGGGATTTCAATAAACTAACAAATTATTTTCTTCCTTTTTCCGCTTTCGCGAAAGCGCAACTTCCCAAAAGCATAGGAAAAAATTCTCATATTCATCATACGGCCAGTGTAGGTAAAGATGTTGTCATAGGAAGTAACACGATCATTCATGCAAATGTTAATATAGGGGATCGTACCATAATCGGTGATGATGTAACCATTCATGCTGGGGTAGTCTTAGGCGGCGATGCATTCTATTACAAAAGAAGGCCAGAAGGTTATGATAAATTACTGAGTAATGGTAGAGTGGTGATTCATGATCGAGTTGAGATAGGTGCAAATAGCACAATAGATCGAGGTGTTACAGGAGACACAACTATAGGCTATGGAACTAAGTTAGATAATCAGGTACAAATAGGACACGATACTGTATTAGGTAATCATGTTCTCATTGCAAGCCAGACTGGAATTGCTGGTTGTGTAGTTGTAGAAGATGAGGTTACCATATGGGGCCAAGTAGGGATAACTAGTGGCATAACTATAGGTAAAAAAGCTGTGATATCTGCAAAGTCTGGTGTTAGTAAAACTCTTGAAGGAAACAAACATTACTTCGGCATTCCAGCAGATGATTTTAGAAGTAAATACAAAGAAATTGCTGCGATAAAGCAAATTCCTGAAATGATGCAATTGGTCAAAGAATTAGATAAAAACCGTTAA
- a CDS encoding nuclear transport factor 2 family protein, with amino-acid sequence MAVSAKKVVLNFLDSDVFVNTELFDKYMHKDLKMNWHASSGYREFDYDDYYRLCQSTAASYESMRTEISHIFSDKKEVAARFTVYVRTNENPREEVPIGYFVSIFKVEDEKIIEVHQSSHPSQD; translated from the coding sequence ATGGCTGTTTCAGCAAAAAAAGTAGTTTTAAATTTTTTAGATTCTGACGTATTTGTTAATACAGAATTGTTTGATAAATACATGCATAAAGATTTAAAAATGAATTGGCATGCAAGTTCTGGTTACAGAGAGTTTGACTATGATGATTACTATAGATTATGCCAGTCTACAGCGGCATCTTATGAAAGTATGAGAACAGAAATCTCTCACATTTTCAGCGATAAAAAAGAGGTAGCTGCTAGGTTTACAGTTTACGTAAGAACTAATGAAAACCCAAGAGAAGAAGTACCTATAGGTTATTTTGTTTCTATTTTTAAAGTAGAAGATGAAAAGATCATTGAAGTGCATCAATCCAGCCATCCATCACAAGATTAA
- the sucD gene encoding succinate--CoA ligase subunit alpha, protein MSVLVNKDSKIIVQGFTGSEGTFHAGQMIDYGTNVVGGVTPGKGGQEHLGKPVFNTVQEAVEKAGADVTIIFVPPAFAADAIKEAADAGIKVIITITEGIPVADMVKAADYIKDKDCRLVGPNCPGVITPGEAKVGIMPGFVFKKGKVGIVSKSGTLTYEASDQVVKQGYGISTAIGIGGDPIIGTTTKEAVELFMNDPETEAIVMIGEIGGQLEADAAKWIKETGNKKPVIGFIAGETAPAGRTMGHAGAIVGGSEDTAQAKKAIMSECGIHVVDSPAEIGKKVAEVLG, encoded by the coding sequence ATGAGCGTTTTAGTAAACAAAGATTCTAAAATTATAGTACAAGGTTTTACCGGTAGTGAAGGAACATTTCACGCAGGTCAAATGATCGATTACGGTACTAACGTAGTAGGTGGTGTGACGCCAGGAAAAGGTGGTCAAGAACACTTAGGTAAACCAGTTTTTAATACAGTTCAAGAAGCTGTTGAAAAAGCAGGTGCTGATGTTACTATCATTTTTGTGCCACCAGCTTTTGCTGCTGATGCGATTAAGGAGGCTGCTGATGCTGGTATTAAAGTAATCATCACGATTACAGAAGGTATTCCAGTGGCAGACATGGTAAAAGCTGCAGATTATATTAAAGATAAAGACTGTAGACTAGTAGGTCCTAACTGTCCAGGAGTAATCACTCCAGGAGAAGCAAAAGTAGGTATCATGCCAGGTTTTGTATTCAAAAAAGGAAAAGTAGGTATCGTTTCTAAATCTGGAACGCTTACTTATGAAGCATCTGACCAAGTGGTAAAACAAGGTTATGGTATTTCTACAGCAATAGGTATAGGTGGTGACCCAATCATAGGTACAACTACAAAAGAAGCTGTCGAATTATTCATGAATGATCCAGAAACGGAAGCTATCGTGATGATAGGTGAGATAGGTGGTCAGTTAGAAGCTGATGCGGCAAAATGGATCAAAGAAACTGGAAATAAAAAGCCTGTTATAGGTTTTATCGCAGGTGAAACTGCTCCTGCAGGAAGAACTATGGGGCACGCAGGTGCGATCGTAGGAGGATCTGAAGATACAGCACAAGCTAAAAAAGCTATTATGTCAGAATGTGGAATTCACGTTGTGGATTCACCAGCTGAAATCGGTAAGAAAGTTGCCGAAGTATTAGGATAA
- the fabG gene encoding 3-oxoacyl-[acyl-carrier-protein] reductase, which produces MKLLEGKNVIITGGSRGIGKGIAEVFAKHGANVAFTYASSEGPALELEKELSSLEIKAKAYKSNAADFKEAQELIDQVTKDFDSIDVLINNAGITKDNLLMRISEEDFDKVIEVNLKSVFNMTKAVQRTMLKQRSGSIINMSSVVGVKGNAGQTNYAASKAGIIGFSKSVALELGSRNIRCNSIAPGFIETEMTGALNEATVQGWRDAIPLKRGGTPEDVANACVFLASDLSTYVTGQTLNVDGGMLT; this is translated from the coding sequence ATGAAATTATTAGAAGGTAAAAATGTCATCATTACTGGTGGTAGTCGTGGGATAGGTAAAGGTATCGCTGAGGTGTTTGCAAAACATGGAGCAAACGTAGCATTTACTTATGCCAGCTCTGAAGGTCCTGCTCTTGAGTTAGAAAAAGAACTTTCTTCACTAGAAATCAAAGCAAAGGCTTATAAAAGCAATGCAGCAGATTTTAAAGAAGCACAAGAACTTATCGATCAGGTAACAAAAGACTTTGACAGCATTGATGTATTGATCAACAACGCTGGTATTACCAAAGACAATTTGTTAATGAGAATCAGCGAAGAAGATTTTGATAAAGTAATTGAGGTCAACCTGAAGTCTGTTTTCAATATGACCAAAGCGGTTCAACGTACGATGTTAAAACAACGTAGCGGTAGTATCATTAATATGAGTAGTGTAGTAGGAGTCAAAGGTAATGCTGGTCAGACCAACTATGCAGCTAGTAAAGCTGGAATTATCGGTTTTAGTAAGTCTGTAGCTCTAGAATTAGGTTCTCGTAACATTAGATGTAACTCTATAGCACCAGGTTTTATTGAAACTGAAATGACTGGAGCGCTCAACGAGGCAACAGTTCAAGGATGGAGAGATGCCATTCCTTTAAAACGCGGTGGTACTCCAGAAGATGTGGCAAATGCATGTGTATTTCTTGCCAGTGATCTTTCTACCTACGTAACAGGGCAAACTCTTAACGTAGATGGCGGAATGCTAACTTAA
- a CDS encoding prohibitin family protein, with amino-acid sequence MEKLPKAAVFTLIGLVILAIVIIKSSVVIESGQAGVLFKTLNDGVDRENTYGEGFHIIAPWNDMIIYPVRQLSVSDKMRVLSVNGLEVTVDGTVWYQPEYDKLPYLHQEKGREYESQILAPAISAAARSVVGRYTPEQLYSSKRDVIQNEILDEVQKELSTQYIQVNRVLVEDVTLPPKIKSAIERKLEQEQEALEYEFRLARATKEAQRQKIDAEGKAVANKILSASLTDKILTEKGIEATLKLAESPNSKVIVVGGGESGGLPIILGNQ; translated from the coding sequence ATGGAAAAATTACCTAAAGCAGCGGTATTCACTTTAATAGGATTAGTGATACTTGCTATTGTTATTATTAAAAGTTCGGTCGTGATTGAGTCAGGACAAGCAGGAGTTTTATTTAAAACCCTTAACGATGGTGTAGATAGAGAAAATACCTATGGAGAAGGATTTCACATCATCGCTCCATGGAATGATATGATCATTTATCCGGTAAGACAGTTGTCTGTAAGCGATAAAATGAGAGTACTTTCTGTAAATGGTCTTGAAGTAACTGTAGATGGAACCGTATGGTACCAGCCAGAATATGATAAGTTACCTTATTTACACCAAGAAAAAGGACGTGAGTACGAATCTCAAATTCTTGCACCAGCAATAAGTGCTGCAGCGAGAAGTGTGGTAGGTCGTTACACACCAGAGCAATTGTATTCTAGTAAGCGTGATGTCATTCAAAATGAAATTCTAGATGAAGTTCAAAAAGAATTATCAACGCAGTACATACAAGTAAACAGAGTTCTTGTAGAAGACGTGACGTTACCACCTAAAATTAAGTCTGCTATTGAGCGCAAATTAGAGCAAGAGCAAGAAGCATTAGAATATGAGTTTAGGCTTGCTAGAGCGACTAAGGAAGCACAAAGACAAAAAATTGATGCCGAAGGTAAAGCGGTAGCCAACAAAATTTTGAGCGCTTCTTTAACTGACAAGATTCTTACTGAAAAAGGAATCGAGGCAACTTTAAAGTTAGCAGAATCTCCTAATTCTAAAGTGATTGTAGTAGGTGGCGGCGAGAGCGGTGGTTTACCTATTATTTTAGGAAATCAGTAA
- a CDS encoding DUF7619 domain-containing protein codes for MSRFLLLIFLTFSVQFAQSQCLPVTQFDYSNYTGTSAEINWTPAGTETAWVIEYGVHPYNPATNSGVIIFSTGSPILVVTGLTPNVAYDFFISADCQNLGTSGQTGPVIVPSNSINGRIIYDSDSNGCSTTDPMVSGMRINAQATSVSSLFSAITDSNGNYEILVPSGNFTLDMDFNNSIVSVNPQSTNISFPNSSNNFTQDFCIVPITLQQDIVVRIIPINQARPGFNVMYDVIVSNQGTLPVSDVLKFSYNNTLMTFLSALPTQDSTTANSIFWNYTLNPFESNTYRVTINLNAPTHPTNPLNGGDIILPNASSYLNSADVDLSNNFYVLDQTVVNSYDPNDKTCLQGNTIEPDMIGEYLEYLIRFENTGTASAINVRVKDVIDTSKFDIDSFAPLNSSHEYYASITNGNEIEFYFDDINLDFNDATNDGYVLFKIKTLNSLALGDSFDNTAEIYFDFNFPIITNTETVTILNTTSVADPTENSILLSPNPSQDFISLDAAFTIESLLIYDIQGRMQSQYDESTTDFEAPISIAKLSQGVYFLVVNSDQGQETLKFIKK; via the coding sequence ATGTCTAGATTTTTACTTTTAATTTTTCTTACTTTTAGTGTTCAGTTTGCGCAGTCGCAGTGTCTACCAGTAACACAGTTTGATTATTCCAATTATACAGGAACAAGTGCAGAAATAAATTGGACGCCTGCAGGAACAGAAACTGCCTGGGTAATTGAATACGGTGTGCATCCCTATAACCCAGCAACTAATTCTGGGGTGATAATATTTTCTACTGGTTCTCCTATTTTAGTAGTTACTGGATTGACACCTAATGTAGCGTATGATTTCTTTATTTCAGCAGATTGTCAAAATTTAGGAACTAGTGGTCAGACAGGACCGGTTATAGTTCCTTCTAATTCAATTAACGGTAGAATTATTTATGATTCAGATTCTAATGGTTGCAGTACCACTGATCCCATGGTGAGTGGAATGCGTATAAACGCCCAAGCTACTTCAGTTTCGTCTTTGTTCTCTGCCATTACAGATTCAAATGGAAATTATGAAATTTTAGTTCCTAGTGGAAACTTCACTTTAGATATGGATTTCAATAACTCGATAGTTAGCGTAAATCCTCAAAGTACAAATATTTCTTTTCCGAATAGTAGCAATAATTTTACACAAGACTTCTGCATTGTTCCAATAACATTACAACAAGATATAGTCGTCAGGATAATACCTATTAACCAAGCTAGGCCAGGTTTTAACGTGATGTACGATGTAATAGTCAGTAATCAAGGTACTTTACCAGTTAGTGATGTATTGAAATTCTCTTACAACAATACACTAATGACTTTTTTGTCAGCATTACCTACACAGGATAGTACAACTGCAAATAGTATTTTCTGGAACTACACTTTAAATCCATTTGAAAGCAATACCTATAGAGTTACAATTAATTTAAATGCACCAACACATCCTACTAATCCATTAAATGGTGGAGATATTATCTTACCAAATGCTAGTAGTTATCTTAATAGTGCTGATGTTGATCTTTCTAACAACTTCTATGTATTAGATCAAACTGTAGTAAACAGTTACGATCCTAATGACAAAACTTGTCTACAAGGCAATACTATTGAGCCAGATATGATAGGTGAATACTTGGAGTATCTGATACGTTTTGAAAACACAGGAACGGCAAGCGCCATTAACGTAAGAGTTAAAGATGTCATCGATACCTCTAAATTTGATATAGACAGTTTTGCGCCGTTAAACTCTAGTCATGAGTATTATGCCAGCATCACAAATGGTAACGAAATTGAATTTTACTTTGACGACATCAATTTAGATTTTAACGATGCGACAAATGATGGTTATGTTCTATTCAAAATCAAAACATTGAATTCATTAGCACTAGGCGATAGCTTTGATAATACTGCCGAAATCTATTTTGACTTCAACTTTCCGATTATTACCAATACCGAGACTGTTACTATTTTAAACACGACAAGTGTTGCAGATCCTACTGAAAATAGCATCTTGCTATCTCCTAATCCATCACAAGACTTTATAAGCCTTGATGCTGCCTTCACGATTGAATCGCTTTTGATATACGATATTCAAGGAAGAATGCAGTCGCAATATGATGAGTCGACAACGGATTTTGAAGCACCTATTTCTATTGCAAAGTTGAGTCAAGGCGTTTATTTTCTTGTTGTAAATAGCGATCAAGGTCAGGAAACGTTGAAGTTTATTAAGAAATAA
- a CDS encoding 3-methyl-2-oxobutanoate hydroxymethyltransferase — MRLLFTAICVLAFAKAYSQQPISQDSTVVTIEKPNPVDAVKTFFKNFHAQDTVALKEMILPEIMLTSMSIKGEQRMINKTKIDGFLKGIASIPDSIPFEERLIEISYSNDTQVATVSTTYEFYFNNLLSHIGTNKFTLFFIDDKWVIVGIADTRIYGS; from the coding sequence ATGAGACTTCTATTTACTGCTATTTGTGTTCTCGCTTTCGCGAAAGCTTACTCACAACAACCTATATCACAAGATTCTACCGTGGTGACTATTGAAAAACCTAATCCTGTGGATGCTGTGAAGACCTTTTTTAAAAATTTTCACGCGCAAGATACGGTGGCATTAAAAGAAATGATCCTACCAGAAATCATGCTTACCTCAATGTCTATCAAAGGTGAACAACGCATGATCAACAAAACAAAAATAGACGGATTCTTAAAAGGAATTGCGAGTATACCAGATAGTATTCCCTTTGAAGAACGCCTTATTGAGATCAGTTACAGCAACGATACTCAGGTCGCAACTGTTTCTACCACTTATGAATTCTATTTCAATAATTTGTTATCGCATATAGGAACTAATAAGTTCACACTCTTTTTTATAGACGACAAATGGGTCATCGTAGGTATTGCAGACACGCGTATTTATGGATCGTAA
- the panB gene encoding 3-methyl-2-oxobutanoate hydroxymethyltransferase, whose protein sequence is MSTAKKQYKRVTVKTLVEMKGNHEKISMLTAYDYTMAKIIDSAGIDVILVGDSASNVMAGHETTLPITLDQMIYHASSVVRGTERALVVVDLPFGSYQSDPKEALRSAIRIMKESGGHSVKLEGGSEVKESIKRILNAGIPVMGHLGLTPQSIYKFGTYTVRAKEEEEAAKLVEDALALQRWGCFALVLEKVPAALAKKVADQLTIPVIGIGAGAGVDGQVLVSHDMFGMTHEFNPRFLRRYLNLYEDMGNAVANYVKDVKAVDFPNEEEQY, encoded by the coding sequence ATGTCTACCGCAAAGAAGCAATATAAAAGAGTAACCGTTAAAACCCTTGTAGAAATGAAGGGCAATCACGAAAAGATCTCGATGTTAACGGCTTATGATTATACCATGGCAAAAATTATCGATAGCGCAGGAATAGACGTGATTCTTGTGGGCGATAGTGCGAGTAATGTAATGGCTGGACATGAAACGACCTTACCGATAACGCTGGACCAAATGATTTATCATGCCAGTAGTGTGGTGCGAGGTACAGAACGTGCTCTTGTGGTGGTAGATTTACCTTTCGGTAGTTATCAAAGTGATCCTAAAGAAGCTTTGCGCAGTGCGATACGCATCATGAAAGAAAGTGGCGGACACTCCGTAAAACTAGAAGGTGGAAGCGAGGTAAAAGAATCTATAAAACGTATTCTTAATGCAGGTATTCCAGTGATGGGACATTTAGGACTCACGCCACAATCCATTTATAAATTTGGTACCTATACGGTTAGAGCCAAAGAAGAAGAAGAAGCGGCAAAACTAGTGGAAGACGCACTTGCGTTACAACGTTGGGGTTGTTTTGCACTGGTTCTAGAAAAAGTACCAGCAGCACTCGCAAAAAAAGTAGCCGACCAACTTACCATTCCAGTAATAGGAATAGGAGCAGGCGCTGGCGTGGATGGCCAGGTTCTCGTTTCTCACGATATGTTTGGGATGACACATGAGTTTAATCCGCGATTTTTACGTCGTTATTTGAATCTATATGAAGATATGGGAAATGCGGTAGCCAACTATGTAAAAGACGTCAAGGCAGTCGATTTTCCTAATGAAGAAGAGCAGTATTAA
- a CDS encoding mobile mystery protein B, protein MGLEFDYKNGQTPLEEEEKNGLKIKSITTHEELDEFEQLNIEKAVEWTIYTKFKPGNILTEKFIKNLHKRMYSDVWKWAGQFRRTEKNIGISWPNIGIELKNLLDDTKFWIDNKTYPPEEIAIRFKHRLVSIHCFPNGNGRHSRMMADIIIESIFGGEIFTWHQSNMVKANETRKEYIKALKKADNGNLDPLIKFAKN, encoded by the coding sequence ATGGGATTAGAATTTGATTATAAAAATGGACAAACTCCATTAGAGGAAGAGGAAAAGAATGGTCTAAAAATAAAGTCAATTACTACTCATGAAGAATTGGATGAATTTGAACAGCTTAACATAGAAAAAGCAGTCGAATGGACCATTTACACAAAATTTAAACCTGGAAATATTCTAACAGAAAAGTTTATCAAAAACTTGCATAAAAGAATGTATAGCGATGTCTGGAAATGGGCTGGTCAATTTAGAAGAACTGAAAAGAACATCGGAATCTCGTGGCCAAATATTGGAATAGAATTAAAGAATTTGTTGGACGACACAAAGTTCTGGATTGACAATAAAACGTATCCACCAGAAGAAATCGCTATAAGGTTTAAACACCGTCTTGTATCTATTCATTGTTTCCCAAATGGGAATGGTAGGCATTCAAGAATGATGGCAGACATCATTATCGAATCTATTTTTGGTGGTGAAATATTCACGTGGCATCAATCAAATATGGTTAAAGCAAACGAAACGAGGAAAGAATACATCAAAGCATTAAAAAAGGCTGATAATGGTAACTTAGATCCATTAATAAAATTTGCTAAGAACTAA
- a CDS encoding mobile mystery protein A translates to MRNKHHLLIEQLDKKLQPFYETSKVLIPERGWTNTIRTALHMTMAQLGTKLNITRQGVKRIEESEASGTITLNSLKDAAEAMDFKLVYALVPKNGTINNLIENKAEELARKIVMRTNQTMQLENQGIGDQKLDKTIKELAAELKREMRKSLWD, encoded by the coding sequence ATGAGAAATAAGCACCACCTTTTGATCGAACAGCTGGATAAAAAATTACAGCCTTTTTATGAAACTAGCAAAGTATTAATCCCAGAACGTGGATGGACCAATACCATTCGTACTGCGCTGCATATGACTATGGCTCAACTAGGCACCAAACTAAATATAACCAGGCAAGGTGTGAAAAGAATTGAAGAAAGTGAGGCGAGCGGGACGATAACACTTAATTCCCTAAAAGATGCAGCTGAGGCAATGGACTTTAAGTTAGTATATGCGTTAGTTCCAAAAAATGGAACCATCAACAATTTGATAGAGAATAAAGCCGAGGAATTAGCCCGAAAAATAGTAATGCGAACCAATCAAACAATGCAATTAGAAAACCAAGGAATAGGAGATCAAAAATTGGACAAAACGATTAAGGAGCTTGCTGCTGAATTAAAACGTGAGATGAGAAAGTCACTATGGGATTAG